Proteins co-encoded in one Syntrophales bacterium genomic window:
- a CDS encoding AURKAIP1/COX24 domain-containing protein has translation MGSVVKKRRKKMSKHKYRKRLKMNRHKKK, from the coding sequence ATGGGAAGTGTGGTAAAGAAGAGACGGAAAAAAATGAGCAAGCACAAATACAGAAAAAGGCTTAAAATGAACCGCCATAAAAAGAAATAA
- a CDS encoding antibiotic biosynthesis monooxygenase — translation MAVKVFIRRQIPQGKEKEVLDLVKELRKLAVNQPGYISGETLVSADDPNKFLVISTWRSIEDWKSWQASPERTAKQSKIDEVTGNVTEYEVYHYLGEKLTATLRGFKGWEGG, via the coding sequence ATGGCTGTTAAGGTGTTTATCCGGAGGCAAATCCCTCAGGGCAAAGAGAAAGAGGTCCTAGACCTCGTGAAAGAACTGAGAAAATTAGCGGTAAATCAACCGGGTTACATTAGTGGTGAAACTCTCGTCTCCGCCGATGATCCGAATAAGTTTCTAGTGATCAGCACATGGCGAAGTATAGAGGACTGGAAATCATGGCAAGCAAGTCCAGAACGCACAGCAAAACAGAGCAAAATCGACGAAGTAACTGGGAATGTTACGGAATACGAGGTTTATCATTATCTGGGAGAAAAGCTAACAGCCACTCTCAGGGGCTTTAAAGGTTGGGAAGGTGGCTGA
- a CDS encoding amidohydrolase, which translates to MDDYGDLKIIDAHIHCGVQNVHQPFEMIVDYLKTGGISGACLFAPVEDVYDRYDYNFKDNAFWQVCRKKANEYVLKIQETHEFFWAFYFVWNDFPVSELKKGFRGVKWHRHEYEPVYNYDDPACDTFLQTVFQLRLPIILEETFHNTIMFISRVDGKTPIIIPHLGALNGGFYALFHSGIWDLENVYADTALASQDEIEAFINRYGVEKLIFGSDFPFGIPSHELSKVRRLGLSMQDFEKVVCKNIRQLMGC; encoded by the coding sequence ATGGATGATTACGGGGACCTCAAAATAATTGATGCTCACATTCACTGCGGGGTTCAGAATGTCCATCAGCCTTTTGAAATGATTGTGGATTATCTTAAGACCGGTGGCATATCAGGGGCGTGTTTATTTGCCCCCGTTGAAGACGTATATGATCGCTACGACTACAATTTTAAGGATAATGCTTTCTGGCAGGTGTGTCGTAAAAAAGCGAATGAGTATGTTTTAAAAATTCAGGAAACACACGAATTTTTTTGGGCCTTTTATTTTGTTTGGAACGATTTTCCTGTGTCGGAGTTGAAAAAAGGTTTCAGAGGTGTTAAATGGCATCGGCACGAATACGAGCCAGTGTATAATTATGATGATCCTGCATGTGATACCTTTCTACAAACTGTTTTTCAACTTCGCCTACCTATTATTCTTGAAGAAACTTTCCATAACACGATAATGTTCATCTCTCGGGTTGATGGAAAAACACCGATTATTATACCCCATTTAGGGGCTCTAAATGGAGGGTTTTATGCGCTTTTTCATTCTGGGATATGGGATCTCGAAAATGTGTACGCCGATACCGCACTTGCTTCGCAAGACGAAATAGAAGCTTTCATAAACCGGTACGGCGTGGAGAAACTGATTTTTGGTAGCGATTTCCCCTTTGGCATACCGTCCCATGAACTGTCTAAAGTTAGACGGTTAGGTCTTTCTATGCAGGACTTCGAAAAGGTAGTTTGTAAAAACATCAGACAGCTGATGGGTTGTTAG